The DNA segment AAGGGTGGCCTACACGAGCTTTGCCGTCATGTCCGATTCCGGGGACGCGTTGCTGATCGATTGTGGACACGACAACGTGTTGAATACCCTGGACGAGTGGAAGAAGGCGGGGACGCTTAAATCGGTCGAAGGATGCTGGGTCACGCATTACCATGACGATCACGTTGATTCCCTTTCCCGGCTGGCCGGGCGGTACTGCCCCATCATGGGGGACGCCCGCATGGCGGAGGTTCTGGAGTATCCCAGCCGCTTTTACCTGCCGTGCATCGCGCCAACCCCGGTTCCGGTGGCCCGCAAGACCGCCGACGGCGAGTCGTGGGCATGGCGGGAGTTTGCGCTGACGGCGTTCCATTTCCCGGGACAAACGCTGTACCACGGCGGCCTCCTTGTCGAAGGTCACGGTGCCAAAGTGTTTTTCGCGGGAGATTCCGGCGCCCCCACAGGATTGGACGACTATTGCGCGGGAAACCGGACGTTCCTGGGCGCTAGCCGGGGTTCGCGCCGATGCCTGGACCTCTGGCGCTCGATTCAACCCGATTTCATCTTCAACGAACATCAGGAGAAACCCTTCCGATTTTCCGAGGCCCAACTGGACCAAATGGACCGGGTTCTAGCGGAGCGGGAAGAGCTGATCAAGGCTATGACGCCCTGGGATGATCCCAATTTCGCCATCGATGAATACTGGGTCCGCGCGTATCCTTACGAACAGGAGGTCGCCGCCGGCGATACGTTCACGATTCAGGTTCATGTGACCAATCATGGCGCTTCGGCATCGCCGATGGCGGTGCGTCCGCTCCTTCCGGCGGGCTGGCAGTGGGAGCGCGACTCCGGCACAGCGAGCATGGAGATACCTCCGCGTACGGATGGATGGGCAGGCCTTGGAGCCACGCACCCAGACGCCGTGTTGACGCTTATCGTGCGAGTACCGTCGGATACGTCCCCCGGCCTTTACGTGATTCCGCTCTCGATGGATTACCGCGACCGGAAACTCGGCGCGTACCGGCACGCCCTGGTTCGTGTCCGGTAGCAGCGGCCCCTGCTGTCAGCGCGCGCTAGCCTGAGGATCGGGCGCGACGCGGGCATCAATCCGTTGATACGTGAACAGGGCCGCGCCGGGACAGCTAGTGAATTCGACCGGCAACCCTCTGCCCAGCAATTCAGCTCCGGTCATCTCGTATGGGGCATCGGGCTCATCGAGGTTGGTGACGCGGTAACGGGCGTTGCGGTCGAGTCCGCGCAGAACAAGGTCGGCGGCGCGATAGATGCTGAGTTCGCGGCGAAACACTTGGACCATTCCTTCGCCGGTTTCGGGCCGGTCGAATTGCCAGCCCAGCCATACGTCGTTGGCGAGGCTGTACGACGTCAGGGGATAGAAATCGCCCGCGTAGTCGGGCGCAACCATTTCCCATTGCGCCGTCAAGCGGCGGAATTCGCCGTAGTCGAGGTCGGTTCGGCGTGCGTCCCACAGACAGTTCGGGTAGGGCGTCATCATGCTGCGAAACCTGTATGCGTCGGCCTCTTTGACGCCGGTGCCATGGAAAGGAATCCATGAGGATATTCCGTACGTGCAGCACTGAGTCCCGATGGGCTCGAGAATGTAGTCGGTGCGCCAAAGGGGCACGGCGCGCCGGAGCGTCTCAAGATCGTTGCGGCGTCCGCCGCTGGCGCACGTGTCTATGCGGAGGCCGGGCCGCCGGCGCAGCAGCTCGTCCCAGAAGGCGAGATATCCGGTAACATGCCGGATTTCGGTGATGCCT comes from the Candidatus Hydrogenedentota bacterium genome and includes:
- a CDS encoding MBL fold metallo-hydrolase; its protein translation is MIVGVWAIVAQAVLSPADETAAATPVVAGVHVLQGSVNTGVLVSDGAALLIDCSEEVTPDRLRALGVERVEMACMTQHRRPNAMGAYRFVEQDGADVVVSERDRRLFDDAGSYWSDWHNRWHIYHMQPGPQVLPRPMKVARTVKDGDSVEWRGFTLHVLETPGATEGAVSYYVDVAGRRVAFIGDTLYGPGQILDLFSLQKGFRKVGDYHGFLGMREPLLASLHKLAATAPDVAVPSHGAPFDGFSRAAALLEERLDALYRNYVSISALNYYFPSQFEDLKDEPSRMSQAEQLPPPPWVRRVAYTSFAVMSDSGDALLIDCGHDNVLNTLDEWKKAGTLKSVEGCWVTHYHDDHVDSLSRLAGRYCPIMGDARMAEVLEYPSRFYLPCIAPTPVPVARKTADGESWAWREFALTAFHFPGQTLYHGGLLVEGHGAKVFFAGDSGAPTGLDDYCAGNRTFLGASRGSRRCLDLWRSIQPDFIFNEHQEKPFRFSEAQLDQMDRVLAEREELIKAMTPWDDPNFAIDEYWVRAYPYEQEVAAGDTFTIQVHVTNHGASASPMAVRPLLPAGWQWERDSGTASMEIPPRTDGWAGLGATHPDAVLTLIVRVPSDTSPGLYVIPLSMDYRDRKLGAYRHALVRVR